A stretch of DNA from Acidovorax carolinensis:
GCGCTGGCTCCCACGGGCGCTAACGTGGTGGCGATGCCTGCTCCGCCGGCTGGATTGGCACGGCGATCAGGCGCCGTGGATGCGCTGCCAGGGCGCTTCCCGCCGCCAGGCCCACCGCATCGGCCAGCCAGTCGCTCCATTCGCCATAGCGCCAGCCGGTGGCGGCCTGCGCCAGTTCAATGGCACCACCAAAAGCCAGCAGCCCGATGGCCACGCGCCACGGCTCGCGCGGATAGGCCAGCAGGCCCACGGTGGCCAGCGCGGTAAAGGCCAGGGCGTGCTGGGCCTTGTCCCACAGGTTGAAGACCTGCGGCGGCAGATAGGCGACGGGCATCAGCGACAGCACTGCAACGCCCAGCGACAAGGCCCAGAACCCCCACACCAGCCCAGGGTGCGACCACCGCAACATGCGCACGGCGGTCGTCATGCGGCACCGCCTTGCTGTGCAGGCAGGCTTTTTTCCAGCAGCCGCACCAGCGTGTGCAGCAGCCGGTTGACGGGTGTGGCAATGCCCTGCGCCTCGCCGCGGCGCACGATGAAGCCGTTGAGATGGTCGATCTCGCTGCGCTTGCCGCGCGCCAGGTCCTGCGCGGTAGAGGACATTTGCGCGGGCATGGTGGCCGCCAGGCGCAGCACCGCATCCAGGGTGTCTGCGGGCAGTGTGATGCCGCTGGCCTGCGCCACCTGCCGGCATTCGTGCACGATGTCCTGCATCACCTGGGGCACGGCCAGGCCCGGGCTGTTCATGATCTCGCCATAGGGCAGCCGGGTGATGGCCGACAGGGCGTTGTAGGCGCAGTTGAGCACCAGCTTGGCCCACAGCGCGCCCGCCACGTCGTCGGACACCTGCACCGGCACGCCCGCTGCACCCAGGGTGGCGGCGATGTCCGCGCTGGCGGGCGCGGGTGCAATCACCAGCTCGCCGCGCCCGTGGTGCCGCACATGGCCCGGCCCCGCCATTTCGGTGGCCACGTACACCACGGCAGGGATCACGGGGCGGCCAATGACCGCCTGCAGCCGCTCGGCGTTGTCCACGCCGTTTTGCAGGCTGAGCACCACCGCGCCCTCGGCCAGGTGCTGGGCCAGCGCGCGGCCCGCGCTTTCGGTGTCGGTGGATTTCACGCAGAACAGCACCCAATGCGCACCGCGCACGGCGCTGGCATCGGTGCTGGCCGCCACGCGCACCCGCTGCGCAAATGCCTGCGTTTCAAGCAGCAGGCCGTTGGCGTTGATGGCCTGGGCATGGTGCGCGCGGGCAATCAATGTGACCCCATGGCCGGCGCGCGCCAGCATGCCGCCGTAGTAGCAGCCCACGGCGCCCGCGCCCATCACGGCAATCTTCATGAAAAAAACCTTTGTCTCAAGCCCGCCTTCGGGCGAAGGCGCCATTGTGCGATGCCCGTGGCCAGCGCGGAAATTTACGGGGAACCGGCCGCCCGCTTTGCGGTCTGAGGCGGGGTGGCATGATCATGCAATGCCCGCGAAAATTGCCACCCCAAGGAGTACCCGGTTTTGAGTTTGTCCTGGATGCCCCAGCGCACCCCTTTTCACGCCGCCGCCACAGCGCCCGCCGGGCGGGGGCTTTGCGGTGGGTTTTTTGCCTGTTGGCTGTTGCGGCCCTGCTGGCCGGGTGTGCTGCGCCGACCAAGGTGTATTCGCCGCAGGAAGATTTCGGCTCGGTGGCCACCTATTCGCGCCTGTTCGATGCCGCGCCGGCGCAAACCTGTGAGGCTGCCCGGCGTGCGCTGCTGAGCCAGGGTTACATCATCAACACCCATCTGGCCGAGATGGTGGAGGGCCGCAAGAGCTTTCAGCCCGAGGCCGACGCGCACCTGCAGATGATGATCCGCGTGGTGTGCGTGCCCGAAAGCGCCAATGGCAAGGTCAGCCTGGGCTTTGTGACTGCTCTGCAAGACCGCTACACGCTCAAGAAGACCAACAACTCCGCCAGCGTGGGCGTGGGCGGCGTGGGCTCGTTGTCGCTGCCCTTTCTGGCCACCGACGAAGCCCTGATCAAGGTGGGCAGCGAGACCATTGCCTCGGATGGTTTCTACGACAGTTTTTTTGAGCTCGTCAACCGGTACCTGGCCATGGGTGACGGGTCGGTGGAGTAGTGCGTGCGGGGCGAGATTCGCCCAGCCAGCGCCCCAGCCCCTGTCAGGCCATTTCAGGCCCTTTCAGTCGGCCCAGGCCCCCGGTGCCAATCCTTCGAGCGTGTACGGCCCGATGGCTGCGCGAATGAGCCGCAGCGTGGGGTGGCCCACGGCGGCTGTCATGCGGCGCACCTGGCGGTTGCGGCCCTCGCGAATGATCAGCTCGATCCATGCCGTGGGAATGGCCTTGCGCTCGCGGATGGGCGGGTTGCGCTGCCACACCGCAGGCGCGGGCTCCAGCAGGCGCGCACTGGCGGGCAGCGTTGGGCCGTCGTTGAGCTGCACGCCGCGGCGCAGCGCGGCCAGCGCGGCTTCATCGGGCAAGCCCTCCACTTGCACCCAATAGGTTTTCTCCATCTTGAAGCGCGGGTCGGCAATGCGGGCCTGTAGCTGGCCGTCGTTGGTGAGCAGCAGCAGCCCTTCGCTGTCGGCATCCAGCCGCCCGGCCACATACACGCCGGGCAGGTCGATGTAGTCCTTCAGACCTTGCCATCTGCCTTCGGCCGTAAACTGGCTCAGCACGCCATAGGGCTTGTTGAAGCGGAGCAGGCGCATCAGGTGCGACGAGGTGGAAGACGGCGAGGTGGGCGGCGCCACCGGGCTGCGGGATGACGGGCCTGCCAGGGTGGTGCGGCGGGGGGCAAGGTTCATGGCACGGCAAGCGTAGGGGGCGGCGGGGTTGCCGCACCGGCGCTCATTTGTCGTCGTCGCTGCCCGCCACGGCGCGCACGCCTGCGGCGCCCACATCCACCGCCGCGCCCACCACGGTGGCGCCGACCTTCACGGTGGTGGCTGCCACCGTGATGGCTGCATCGGCCACGGCCACCACGGCGCAGCCTGTGCATGCCAGCGATATGCACAACAGTGCCAGGCGCCACGCTGTGCGGCTGCGTGGGTCGGAAGGGGTTGCTACAGACATGGTCGAATCCTCGGTTGCGGGCGCGCGGCCCCGGTGCGCTTTCATGCGGGTACAAACAGCGCCGGGTCCACCATGGCGCGGTTGAGCATCACGCCCCAGTGCAGGTGGGGGCCTGTCACGCGGCCCGTGGCGCCCACCTTGCAGAATGCCTCGCCGGCCTTCAGCACATCGCCTACGCGCACGTCCATGCTGCTCAGGTGGCAATACATGGTGAGCAGGCCTTGGCCGTGGTCCAGCCACACGGTGCCGCCATTGAAGAAGTAGTCGCCCACATCGATCACCTTGCCCGGCAGCGGCGCCACAATGGGCGTGCCCGTGGCGGCGGCAATGTCCATGCCGCTGTGCGGATTGCGCGGCTGGCCGTTGAAAACGCGCCGCAGCCCGAATGAGCTGGAGCGCCGCCCCGGCACCGGCACCTGCATGCGCAGTGACTGCAGCGCGCCGCCTGCGGGCTGCTCGCTGAACGTGGCCATCACCTGCGCCTGGTGGTCGCGCTCGCGCTCATAGCGGGCCTGGTCTTCGGGCGACAGGTCCACCGTGCGCGGCGACACCTTCAGGTGCTGTTCCTTGTACTGCTTGGGTGTCACGGTGTAGGGCACCTGCCGCGCGCCGCTGCCATCGGCCTGCACAACGCTGATGGTCGCATCGCCCAGCGCCGCCGCCAGCGGTATGCCCACCACGGCCGTCCACTCGATGGCATCGCCCACCACCAGCACCGGCACATCGGCATCGCCTTGGCGCACATGCGCCTGCGGGCGCGTGGCCGCCGGGCCCAGCGACAGGCGCGCCACGCCACCCGGCACCGCCAGTGCATGGGGCCACACCGTGGGCGGTGCGGGCTGCGGCTTTGCATTGCTGCCCAGGGCCGGAAGCGCCAGCAGGCTGCCCGCGCCCAGCAATGCAGCGCGGCGGGTGAAAAGGGGCAGGGCGGTGTGGTGAGGGGCAGTGGCGGACACGGCGTGGGCAGACATCGGTGAAGCGAACAACAAGAAGCAGGCAGAACCAGGGGCGGGCGCAAGGCGGCTGCGCACTGCAGTGGCAGCCCGCCATTGTGCCGCTGCTGTGGGCGCCTCCATGCTGCACCACCCACTTTCGTTGACGGCGTTCGCCTACATGGCGCCGCACAGGCCGCATCCACAATCGCGCCATGCTTAAAGCACCAGGTCGCCGCCGCTCCACCGTGCCCACCGTTCTGCTGACGGCTGTGGCCACGGGTGCCCTCGTGCTGCTGGCGCTCAACTTCACCGCCGGTGAGAAGAAGGTGCAGCAGCAACTCCCCCGCCTGTACAACACCGCCAGCCCGCATTTCGAGCGCGCGCTGGGCAGTCTGCTAGGGCCCGGCATCGTGGGCGGCAACGCGGTGACCGAGCTGCTCAACGGCGACCAGATTTTTCCGCCCATGCTGGCCGCCATCCAGAGCGCCCAAAAAAGCATTACTTTTGAAACCTACATCTACTGGTCGGGCGACATCGGCAAGCAGTTTGCCGACGCCCTGAGCGAGCGCGCCCGCGCCGGTGTGCGCGTGCATGTGCTGCTGGACTGGGTGGGCAGCGCCAAGATGGACGAAAGCTACCTCACCGAGATGCAGCAGGCCGGCGTGCAGATTGAAAAATTCCACAAACCCCACTGGTACAACCTGGCCCGTCTGAACAACCGCACCCACCGCAAGCTGCTGGTGGTGGACGGGCAGGTGGCATTCACCGGCGGCGTGGGCATTGCGCCGCAGTGGACGGGCAACGCACAAGATCCCGGCCATTGGCGCGACTCGCACTACCTAGTGCGCGGCCCCGTGGTGGCGCAGATGCAGGCCACTTTTCTGGACAACTGGCTCAAGGTCACCGGCAAGGTGCTGCATGGCGAGCTGTATTTCCCGCCCATCGCGCCCGCCGGTGCGCAAAAGGCGCAGATGTTCTCCAGCTCGCCATCGAGCGGCAGCGAGAGCATGCAGCTCATGTACCACCTGGCCATCACGGCGGCCGAGCGCAGCATCGACCTGTCGGTGGCGTATTTCGTGCCCGACGAGCTCACCCAAAAGCTGCTGATGGACGCCCTGGCGCGCGGCGTGCGCGTGCGCTTCATCACCCCCGGCGAGCACACCGACACCGAAGCCGTGAAAGCCGCATCCCGCGCCACCTGGGGCCCGCTGCTGCAGGCGGGCGCCGAGATTTATGAGTTCCAGCCCACCATGTACCACTGCAAGGTCATGGTCGTGGACCAGTTGCTGGTGTCGGTGGGCTCCACCAATTTCGACAACCGCTCATTCCGCCTGAACGACGAGGCCAATCTGAACGTGTACGACGCCGCGTTTGCCCAGCGGCAGACCGCGGTGTTTGAAGACGACCTCAAGCGATCGCGCCGCGTAACCTACGAAGAATGGCTGAACCGGCCACTGCGCGAGAAGGTGCACGAGAAGCTGACGGGATGGCTGCGTTCGCAGCTCTGAGCCCCATCGGCCCGTAACCGGGGCCTGCGCCTCAGTGCGTGATGAACTCGTAAGTCACCGCCTCGCTCTCCACCATGTCCAGAATGTCGTTGAGCACATCGTCGTCATCGGTGCTGCTCCAGGTTTCCTCGGGGTTGCTGGCAAACAGCGGCTCGATGGCCACGTCCATGAACACGCCATTGGGCAGCTTGAGCACCGGCGTGCCTTCGGACGTTCCTACCAGTTCCCAGTCGTCCGGCACGGACATTTCAAGCTGGATGGTGACGTTGAGTTTTTTCATGGCGGGTTCCTTGAGGATAAGGCGGCGAGGGTAACCGAATTTGATGGCAAACGGGCACTTTGCGCAGCAGGGATAAGCGCTATTAGCTATTAAAAAAATAGCTACCAAGGCTGACCAGTCATCGCGATGGTGCGTTGGGCCAGTCTGCCGCACCCGCCACGCCCACGCAAGGCCACACACATTGCACGCGCCCTGCGCGCAACCCGGCCGCAGTGGGGGTTAGCCCGGAATTTCCGCCTCGACCAGCAGCGCCAGCAACTGCAGCGACTCTTGCCAGCCCAGATAGCACGCCTCGGTGGGGATGACGGCCGGAATGCCTGCCTGCACCACCGCCAGCTCGGTGCCCACCGACACGGCCTTGAACGTGATCGTGGTGCGCATCTCGCCCGGCAGGTTGGGGTCGTCAAAGCGGTCGGTGTGGACGATGCGCTCGCCCGGCACCAGCTCTACATACTCGCCGCCGAACGCATGGATGGCGCCGCTGCCCAGGTTGGTGAACTGCATGCGGTAGCTGCCGCCCACGCGCGCATCCATGCTCAGCACCCGGCCCGTAAACCCGTGCGGCGGCAGCCACTTGGCCATGGCGTCGGGGTCGAGAAAGGCGCGGTACACCCGCTCGGGCGGCGCGCGCAACACGCGGTGCAGAGTGACGGTGCCCGTGGTGGGGCCTGTGGTGGTCATGGTTGGTGTCCTTTCAGTCGGAAAGCGGCGGTCGAACCCATGAGCGGCGAAAAGCCGTCCGCCTTTCTACGACGAATGAACCGGGGCGTGTTCGACACCCTGTAACCAAAAGAGAAACCCCGGCCGCCGAGCCCTCACGCGGCGACGGGCTGGGCGCGGTAGCTCTCGGTGCCCTGCGCCCACGCCAGCAACCGGTCGATGTTGGGGTGCTTGCCGGGGAAGGCCCGCGCATCGGCCACATGCTCGGCATACCACTCCAGCCCCAGGCTGGCCGCTGCCGGAGTGATGCTGCCGCCATACAGCGCCGCCAGCGCGGCATACACCACCAGTGATCCACCCTGACCGGGCTTGTTCTCGATGGTGGCCAGCACCTGGCCATCGGCGCCCGCAAGGTGCAGGGCGGCGAGGTGGCTGGCGGAGGGGAGTTGCTTGAGGCGGTCTGCGAAGTTCATGATGATGGTGTTGATAAAAAGCTTGAATGAAATTGGCCGCTAGCGCTTTATGGATAAGCGATAGCAGCTATGAAAAGATGAGTGAACCTTGATGGTAAACGATGAGCGGGGTGAACGCATCACGCCTGCCACACCCCAAACCCCGCCGAGCGCAGGTCGATGCCGATTTCGATTTCCCGGTCCACCGCCTCCTCGTAGCCCATGGGGTTGAAGCCTTCATACAGATCGGGCAGCAGCCGCAGGCCATATTGCGTCACAAACCGGTTGGCCTGGATGCCCGCCTTGTGCTTGTCAAACCGCACATCCGGGTCCAGGCCCGTCATGCCCACGTAAACGCAGGGCTTGCCGTCGATGTAGCCGGGGTTGCACTTGCGAAAACGCGGCTCGTTCAACACGTCTTTGGAGAGTTCGACCACGTAGACGTGTTGGTGGGGCTTGCGACGGCGCATGGGGCTGTTGTGGGCAAAAATTGGCTCTACCGCAAGTGAGGTGAGCGCAAGCAGCTGCGAAAAATGTAGCAAACAGACGAGTGGCAATCAGAGCGACAGGCCCCGCGCAATCCAATCTGCCCACTCATCCAGGCGCAACGCTACGGCCAGACTCTAACCAAGCTCGTCCAGCAGAGGCTGCACAGCTTGTAGCAACGCGGGAAGAGCGGTTTGGGTGATGTTCCACACCGTGCCCGTGTTCACCGTTGCGTAGCCGTGGATAAGCTGATTGCGGAAAGCCACGATCTGCGCCAGGTCTGGAATGCGGGCCGCCAAGCCCGCGTCCAGTTTGGACAACTGGTTGAGCGCTTCGCCAATGATTTCAAACTTGCGCTCCACTGCTGCCTGAGCCATCGGATTGGCTGCGTAGGCTTCTGCGTCCATGCCCTTGGTGAACGACTCGATAGCCAGCGCTGACTCGCGCACGTCCCACAAAAAAGCGCGTGGGTCACGCTGCATAAACGGCCTCGCGGTGGCGGTTGATGCTGGCCAACACGTAGGGGTTTCGCACCGCGCCCGGCTCCACCAGATCCACACCCCGGCCTAGCAGGGCTTCCAGTGCCGTTTTTGCACCAAAAAAAGTATCCAGGCCGGGCTGCGTGCCGGGCGCGAACTCCACCAGAAAGTCCACGTCGCTGTGCTCGGGGTCAAAGTCATCGGCCCGCGCGGCCGAGCCAAACACTTCCAGTCGGCGAATACCGAAGCGCTGGCAGATGGCTGAGATGCCGGAGCGGTGTTGGGCAATGGCGGGGTGCATTGGGATAAGTGTACCGGCGGGGTTTTCGTGTGCAGCAGCCTTGGCAGAGCGCGTGGTGGAATATGCGGACAAAGGCGGTTAATCAGAGGCTGATCCTGACTGTTCCCATGGCCCCAATAGCGTGAGTGCGGCGCAGAAGATCCACTCAGCTGTGCAATCCTGGGGCCGCGCCGGGGGCTTGGAGCCGGTCTTACGGCGCGCTCCCCAGTGCTGCCAGCAGCCGGGCGCTGACCTCGGTGGCATCGGGGGTGGCGAACTGCATGTTGTGCTGCTCCGTCAGCGGGCCATGGCCGGGCTCCATGCCACCGGCAGCGCCATAGCCCATGGCCTTGAACTTCCAAAACCCCCCCACTTTTTTGAGCGAGCCCACATGCGCGCCATCGGCTGTGTGCACCGCCACCACTCCGTCGTTGACGGGCAGCAACTGCAGGGGCCCGCCATCGGGCCGGGCGGCATGTGGGCAAAGGTGGTGGTGAAAGTGGGCGATAAGGTCTGGGTGTGAGGCATGGCGGTTTGTATCTCAAAACGCCCGGCGCCCACCGCATGCGGGCAGCGTGGCCCTGTAATGAAAGATGTCACGCCGGGGGCCACAGGTGCCGCACGCACCCGTTGGGCTGCATGGGCTGGGGTATGTCAGGCGGGCGGTTTGTAAGCATCAAATCAGCCCTTGGCGCATGGAGAAATTGGAGTCTGACCCCAAATATTGCAGCCCGGCGTTAAAACGCCGTCGAATTACTTGCTCCTGGATGTTATGTCCGCCCTGGGCTACTCGCAATTGCACCCGCTCAATGGCCATTTCAGCGGTTGGTAGCTACGCGAGCGACGCAGCGTTTGGTGATTGGGGCAGGCGGACGTGGGAAGTTCACTTCCAGTTCATTAGCAGTAGGCAAGTCCTGACCCCGATGTGCGAAAAATATTCCAATCCAAGGTGGTAGATTTTCATCTGGGGCAGCAGTTCTTGGGTGCATTTTTTTGGTGTTCAGGTTCGGATCAAGATGATTTTGTTTCTTGGTCTGAGTAAACGTCATTGCCTCTTGATGTATTTCAAATAAGGCCGGGTGTTTAGTTCTTTTTTTGTTTAATTAGAACGGAATTTCATCATCCATTTCCTTCATTGATTTTTCGTAATTTGATTCGCTTATCAAGAAGTCGAAGGAGCATTTGTTGAGTATTTTTTTAAATTTGTGGTCTCAAAATAATAAATTGGGAATAACTCTTCGTCTCTATCGTTGTATGGATCGCTTTCAATGATGCTAAAAATTAAATTTATTGCCTCATTTTTTGAGGTTGGCGGTTCAATTTTGCATCCAGCGTGTCTTGGAATGAAAACTATATAATTAATAAGGCGTGGCAACGAAAAGCCTACATCGTTAAAAATATAGTTGTGGCTTTGATATCTTTCTTCTTCGATTATATTTTTATCGTATTCGTCAGGGTCTTCGTCATCAAAAATATCGTCGGCGCGAGCAGTCAGAGCATTATCGTATGTTAATTCTGTTGATGAATAATCGCTGCAAGCTTTGCTGAGGCTTCGTCTGATTTCATTCAGCATTGAACTGTTCATTGTGTCGTAGAATTCATCGCATGTTAGTGATAATTCGAGCGCTGCACGAGTGGCTATCTTTGTGATGTCTTTAAATAGAGCGTTAGACATAATTTCTCATTTGTTTGTTGCTGTTTGGTAAATCTGAACTATTTTCCCCAGCTATCCTTCAACCCCGTCACCCGGTTGAATACCGGCTTGCCCGGTGCATGGTCCTTCCGGGCGGCCACGAAGTAGCCAAAGCGCTCGAACTGGAACTTGTCGTCGGGTTGGACTGCCGCCAGTGATGGCTCCACATACGCCGTCACCACCTTCAGGCTGCCCGGGTTCAGCAGGGCCAAAAAGTCCTTGCCGCCCGCGTCGGGCTGAGCGTCGGAAGGAAAAAATGGGGTCACACTCCAATTTACCCTCAGGTCTCAACTCCAACAGTAACCAGCTCCCTTAGCCTCGCTGGAGAAATTTCCAATCCGTTCGGCCAGCACAAAGCACCCGCATCAATAAAAACACGGTCGAAATAGGCGGCCTCTCGCAAGGCTTCCAAGAGCGGTCCTTGGTGATTGGCGAGGTAAGCCGCGGCGTCGAAAAGGCCGTGCGTGTGGTCGCTGAATTCAAGCTCCAGTTTCCACGGTCCTGCATGGTGGACGTTGAGTACCTTAATCACGATCGGCTCCTTGTATGCGTTCCAAAGGCTCAAAACGCTGGGCTCGAAGCCAGTTGGCTTGCAATTCAGATTGATGCACCTGGCACCACTCTTTGATAATCGCTGCCACTTTGCGGGGAAGATCACCTTCGCTGATCTGGCCCGTGGCGATGTTCACCAATGCTTCAAACCCTTGGTATTCCACATGGATGTGGGGTGGCGGGTGGTCATCGTGCCACATGCGCACGATGATGCCAAAGAAGATGGACAGGGTGGGCATGGGTCACTTGCCCCAAGAATCCTTCAACCCCACCGCCAAGTTAAACACCGGCTTCTCCGCCTTGTGGTCATTGCGATCCGCCACAAAGTACCCGTGTCGCTCAAACTGGAACTTGTCGTCCGGCTTGGCATTGGCCAATGACGGTTCCACGATGGCGGTCACCACCTTCAGGCTGTTCGGGTTCAGGCTTTCAATAAAGTCCTTGCCGCCCGCGTCGGGGTGGGCGTCCACGAACAGGCGGTCGTACATGCGCACTTCGGCGTTCACGCCGTCGGCCATGCCCACCCAGGTGATGGCTGCTTTCACCTTCACGCTGTCGGCGCCGGGGGTGCCGCTCTTGGTGTCGGGCACCACGGTGGCCAGCACTTCGGTGATGTTGCCGTCGGCGTCTTTGGTGCAGCCGGTGCACTCGATCACGTAGCCGCCCTTCAGGCGGACCTTGTTGCCGGGGAAGAGACGCTTGTAGCCCTTGGGGGGCACTTCTTCAAAGTCTTCGCGTTCGATCCACACTTCCTTGCCGATGGTGAAGTGGCGCACGGGGCTTTCTGTTCCCTCGGGCGGGTGGGGCAGGGCGGGCAGGCTGCAGGGCTCCAGGTGGCCGGCTCCCATGACTTCGTCCCAGTTGGTCAGCACCAGCTTGACGGGGTTGATCACCGCCATGCCGCGGTGGGCCTTGAGTTCCAGGTCTTCGCGCAGGCAGCCTTCCAGGGTGCTGTAGTCGATCCAGCTGTCGGATTTGGTCACGCCAATGCGTTCGGCAAACATCTGCAGCGCGGCGGGGGTGTAGCCGCGGCGGCGCAGGCCGACGATGGTGGGCATGCGGGGGTCGTCCCAGCCGCTGACCTTGTGGTCGTACACCAGTTGGGCCAGCTTGCGCTTGCTGGTGATGACGTAGGTGAGGTTCAGGCGCGCAAATTCGTACTGGCGGGGGGGCGGGCTGGCCAGCAGCCCGCCTTCGGTCAAGCGCTCCAGTAGCCAGTCATAAAAGGGGCGCTGGTCTTCAAACTCCAGCGTGCACAGGCTGTGGGTGATCTGCTCTAGCGCGTCTTCAATCGGGTGCGCGTAGGTGTACATGGGGTAGATACACCAGGTGTCGCCCGTGTTGTGGTGCGTGGCGCGGCGAATGCGGTAGATGGCCGGGTCGCGCATGTTGATGTTGGGGCTGGCCATGTCGATCTTGGCGCGCAGCACCATGCTGCCGTCTTCGTGCTTGCCGTCGCGCATTTCGCGGAAGCGGGCGAGGTTTTCGGCGGGGGTGCGGGTGCGGAAGGGGCTGTCTACGCCGGGCTTGCCGAAGTCGCCCCGGTTGATGCGCAT
This window harbors:
- a CDS encoding VanZ family protein; translation: MTTAVRMLRWSHPGLVWGFWALSLGVAVLSLMPVAYLPPQVFNLWDKAQHALAFTALATVGLLAYPREPWRVAIGLLAFGGAIELAQAATGWRYGEWSDWLADAVGLAAGSALAAHPRRLIAVPIQPAEQASPPR
- a CDS encoding DUF4160 domain-containing protein, whose translation is MPTLSIFFGIIVRMWHDDHPPPHIHVEYQGFEALVNIATGQISEGDLPRKVAAIIKEWCQVHQSELQANWLRAQRFEPLERIQGADRD
- a CDS encoding M23 family metallopeptidase, translated to MSAHAVSATAPHHTALPLFTRRAALLGAGSLLALPALGSNAKPQPAPPTVWPHALAVPGGVARLSLGPAATRPQAHVRQGDADVPVLVVGDAIEWTAVVGIPLAAALGDATISVVQADGSGARQVPYTVTPKQYKEQHLKVSPRTVDLSPEDQARYERERDHQAQVMATFSEQPAGGALQSLRMQVPVPGRRSSSFGLRRVFNGQPRNPHSGMDIAAATGTPIVAPLPGKVIDVGDYFFNGGTVWLDHGQGLLTMYCHLSSMDVRVGDVLKAGEAFCKVGATGRVTGPHLHWGVMLNRAMVDPALFVPA
- a CDS encoding DUF2442 domain-containing protein, producing the protein MIKVLNVHHAGPWKLELEFSDHTHGLFDAAAYLANHQGPLLEALREAAYFDRVFIDAGALCWPNGLEISPARLRELVTVGVET
- a CDS encoding nucleotidyltransferase family protein, translated to MHPAIAQHRSGISAICQRFGIRRLEVFGSAARADDFDPEHSDVDFLVEFAPGTQPGLDTFFGAKTALEALLGRGVDLVEPGAVRNPYVLASINRHREAVYAA
- a CDS encoding ketopantoate reductase family protein, coding for MKIAVMGAGAVGCYYGGMLARAGHGVTLIARAHHAQAINANGLLLETQAFAQRVRVAASTDASAVRGAHWVLFCVKSTDTESAGRALAQHLAEGAVVLSLQNGVDNAERLQAVIGRPVIPAVVYVATEMAGPGHVRHHGRGELVIAPAPASADIAATLGAAGVPVQVSDDVAGALWAKLVLNCAYNALSAITRLPYGEIMNSPGLAVPQVMQDIVHECRQVAQASGITLPADTLDAVLRLAATMPAQMSSTAQDLARGKRSEIDHLNGFIVRRGEAQGIATPVNRLLHTLVRLLEKSLPAQQGGAA
- a CDS encoding DUF2322 family protein, which produces MNFADRLKQLPSASHLAALHLAGADGQVLATIENKPGQGGSLVVYAALAALYGGSITPAAASLGLEWYAEHVADARAFPGKHPNIDRLLAWAQGTESYRAQPVAA
- a CDS encoding SRPBCC family protein; the encoded protein is MTTTGPTTGTVTLHRVLRAPPERVYRAFLDPDAMAKWLPPHGFTGRVLSMDARVGGSYRMQFTNLGSGAIHAFGGEYVELVPGERIVHTDRFDDPNLPGEMRTTITFKAVSVGTELAVVQAGIPAVIPTEACYLGWQESLQLLALLVEAEIPG
- a CDS encoding phospholipase D-like domain-containing protein; its protein translation is MLKAPGRRRSTVPTVLLTAVATGALVLLALNFTAGEKKVQQQLPRLYNTASPHFERALGSLLGPGIVGGNAVTELLNGDQIFPPMLAAIQSAQKSITFETYIYWSGDIGKQFADALSERARAGVRVHVLLDWVGSAKMDESYLTEMQQAGVQIEKFHKPHWYNLARLNNRTHRKLLVVDGQVAFTGGVGIAPQWTGNAQDPGHWRDSHYLVRGPVVAQMQATFLDNWLKVTGKVLHGELYFPPIAPAGAQKAQMFSSSPSSGSESMQLMYHLAITAAERSIDLSVAYFVPDELTQKLLMDALARGVRVRFITPGEHTDTEAVKAASRATWGPLLQAGAEIYEFQPTMYHCKVMVVDQLLVSVGSTNFDNRSFRLNDEANLNVYDAAFAQRQTAVFEDDLKRSRRVTYEEWLNRPLREKVHEKLTGWLRSQL
- a CDS encoding DUF2242 domain-containing protein — protein: MLAVAALLAGCAAPTKVYSPQEDFGSVATYSRLFDAAPAQTCEAARRALLSQGYIINTHLAEMVEGRKSFQPEADAHLQMMIRVVCVPESANGKVSLGFVTALQDRYTLKKTNNSASVGVGGVGSLSLPFLATDEALIKVGSETIASDGFYDSFFELVNRYLAMGDGSVE
- a CDS encoding DUF86 domain-containing protein, producing MQRDPRAFLWDVRESALAIESFTKGMDAEAYAANPMAQAAVERKFEIIGEALNQLSKLDAGLAARIPDLAQIVAFRNQLIHGYATVNTGTVWNITQTALPALLQAVQPLLDELG
- a CDS encoding pseudouridine synthase; the encoded protein is MRLLRFNKPYGVLSQFTAEGRWQGLKDYIDLPGVYVAGRLDADSEGLLLLTNDGQLQARIADPRFKMEKTYWVQVEGLPDEAALAALRRGVQLNDGPTLPASARLLEPAPAVWQRNPPIRERKAIPTAWIELIIREGRNRQVRRMTAAVGHPTLRLIRAAIGPYTLEGLAPGAWAD